Proteins encoded together in one Catenulispora sp. EB89 window:
- a CDS encoding VOC family protein: MSIKSTTHINFRGDARAALEFYRDVFDGELTVITYGAMHAAKSPEEEELIMWGQVTAPSGFAIMAFDVPADRPYDKGIAPFFESVRGETVEDVTPIWEKLADGATVLQKLEPSPWAPAYGMLTDRFGVTWVVDVAAGAAPTE; encoded by the coding sequence ATGAGCATCAAATCAACGACCCACATCAACTTCCGCGGCGACGCCCGAGCAGCGCTGGAGTTCTACCGCGACGTCTTCGACGGCGAACTGACCGTCATCACCTACGGCGCCATGCACGCCGCAAAGAGCCCCGAGGAGGAAGAACTGATCATGTGGGGCCAGGTCACGGCCCCCAGCGGCTTCGCGATCATGGCCTTCGACGTCCCGGCCGACCGGCCCTACGACAAGGGCATCGCCCCGTTCTTCGAGTCGGTCCGCGGCGAGACCGTCGAAGACGTGACGCCGATCTGGGAGAAGCTGGCCGACGGCGCCACCGTCCTGCAGAAGCTGGAGCCCTCGCCGTGGGCCCCGGCGTACGGGATGCTCACCGACCGCTTCGGCGTCACGTGGGTGGTCGACGTCGCGGCCGGTGCCGCTCCCACAGAGTGA